In one Crocinitomicaceae bacterium genomic region, the following are encoded:
- a CDS encoding DMT family transporter, which produces MKSHLALFAVNLLYGINYLVAKGLMPGVIGANGFIFLRVTGATLLFWILFSFRFEKIKRNDVLRIILCGIFGVGINQLLFFNGLSLTSPVNASVIMVTTPILVLLLSLIFVKEKVNLTQVVGVLLGGLSAIIFSMQNAEGTSATSMGDLLIMLNAASYAIYLIMVKPLMSKYNALTVITWVFTFGLIVVLIWPASWNELPHVDWQGMSATSIAKIIFVVAGVTFLPYLLMVYAMKKVNATVAAVYIYIQPVLATLFVFMYASLGLENYTADINVIKLICTLFIFIGVYLVIRPQKVRA; this is translated from the coding sequence GTGAAATCTCATCTGGCATTATTCGCCGTTAATTTGCTTTATGGCATTAACTACTTAGTAGCAAAAGGACTTATGCCCGGGGTAATAGGAGCCAACGGATTTATTTTTTTGCGAGTAACAGGCGCCACCTTGTTGTTTTGGATTTTGTTTTCATTCAGGTTTGAAAAAATCAAACGGAATGATGTGTTGAGAATAATTTTATGCGGCATTTTTGGAGTGGGCATTAACCAGTTATTGTTTTTTAATGGGTTGTCGTTGACGTCGCCGGTGAACGCATCAGTAATTATGGTAACCACTCCTATTTTGGTTTTGTTGCTTTCATTGATTTTTGTAAAAGAAAAAGTCAACCTGACCCAAGTAGTGGGCGTGTTGCTGGGCGGCCTGTCTGCAATTATTTTTTCAATGCAAAATGCTGAAGGAACATCTGCAACATCAATGGGTGATTTACTCATCATGTTGAATGCGGCTTCGTATGCAATTTATCTCATCATGGTAAAGCCGTTAATGTCAAAGTATAACGCGCTCACCGTAATTACCTGGGTTTTCACTTTTGGATTAATAGTGGTGCTGATATGGCCTGCATCATGGAATGAATTACCTCACGTTGATTGGCAAGGCATGAGCGCAACATCGATTGCAAAAATTATTTTTGTGGTGGCGGGTGTTACATTTCTGCCTTACTTACTTATGGTATATGCCATGAAAAAAGTGAATGCCACCGTAGCAGCTGTGTATATCTATATTCAACCTGTGCTTGCAACACTATTTGTTTTTATGTACGCCAGTTTGGGTCTTGAAAATTATACTGCAGACATCAATGTGATTAAACTGATTTGCACCTTGTTCATTTTCATTGGTGTTTATCTAGTGATAAGACCGCAAAAGGTGCGGGCGTGA